In the Salarias fasciatus chromosome 13, fSalaFa1.1, whole genome shotgun sequence genome, one interval contains:
- the LOC115399902 gene encoding E3 ubiquitin-protein ligase TRIM21-like, producing MSAASNLLSEDQFLCSICLEVFTDPVSTPCGHNFCNECITQHWNTNNICDCPLCKKQFRTRPELNVNTLFSEMVSQFRREAELKASSSSEQQAAKPGEVPCDVCTGTKVKALKSCLVCLVSCCQTHLEPHLTVSVLKKHQLMEPVENLEGRMCLKHNKPLELFCQREQTCVCMMCTVLEHKTHEVVPLSEECEGKKKELRKTEAEMQQMIQERRVKIKEIRECVKRSKAAADREKAEGVEVFTALKECVERGLKQLMERMEEEEEAREKQAEGLIRDLEEEICELMKRSSEVEQLFLSEDHLHLLQGFSSLKAAPPTKDWTEVSVRPSSYEGTVVRAVAQLEETLSKEMKKLFEADLKRKQQFAVDVTLDPDTAHPKLILSDDGKQVSDGDVRKNLPDNPERFDDERFVLGKQSFSSGKFYFEVQVKGKTEWALGVAQDPTNMKGEGTYEGVWAIGLENGNEYLAGKDDTEIDLSLKCVPEKVGVFVDYEEGLVSFYDVAAAALIYSFTGCCFTDKLFPFFSPCDNDDGENSAPLIICPVNQTV from the coding sequence atgtcTGCTGCCAGCAATCTGCTCTCTGAAGATCAGTTTctgtgctccatctgtctggaagtGTTCACTGATCCAGTCTCCACACCATGTGGACACAACTTCTGCAACGAGTGCATCACTCAGCACTGGAACACCAACAACATCTGTGACTGTCCCCTGTGTAAAAAACAGTTCAGAACAAGACCTGAACTCAACGTCAACACTTTGTTCTCTGAGATGGTTTCTCAGTTCAGACGTGAAGCTGAACtcaaagccagcagcagctcagagcaacAAGCTGCCAAACCAGGAGAAGTTCCCTGTGACGTCTGCACTGGAACCAAAGTGAAGGCCCTCAAGTCCTGCCTGGTGTGCCTGGTCTCCTGCTGTCAGACTCATCTGGAGCCTCATCTGACAGTGTCAGTCCTGAAGaaacatcagctgatggagcctgtggagaacctggaaggcaggatgtgtctgaagcacaataaacctctggagctgttctgtcagagagagcagacatgtGTCTGCATGATGTGCACTGTTTTAGAGCACAAGACTCATGAGGTTGTTCCTCTGAGTGAAGAatgtgaaggaaagaagaaggagctgaggaagacagaggcTGAAATGCAGCAGATGATCCAGGAGAGACGAGTGAAGATCAAGGagatcagagagtgtgtgaagaggagtaaagctgctgcagacagagagaaagcagaaggtgttgaggtgttcactgctctgaaggagtgtgttgagagaggcctgaagcagctgatggagaggatggaggaggaagaggaagccagagagaagcaggctgaaggTCTCATCAGAGATCTGGAAGAGGAGATCTgtgagctgatgaagaggagctcagaggtggagcagctcttcctctctgaagaccacctccacctcctccaaggcttctcctccctgaaagctgctccacccaccaaGGACTGGACAGAGGTCAGCGTCCGTCCATCATCATATGAGGGGACTGTGGTgagagctgtggctcagctggaggagactctcagcaaagagatgaagaagctgtttgaggctgatctgaagaggaagcagcagtttgCAGTGGATGTGACTCTTGATCCTGATACAGCTCATCCTAAACTCATCCTGTCTGATGATGGAAAACAAGTGAGTGATGGTGATGTGAGGAAGAATCTTCCAGACAACCCAGAAAGATTTGATGATGAACGTTTTGTTTTAGGAAAACAGAGTTTCTCTTCAGGTAAATTTTACTTTGAGGTTCAGGTTAAAGGAAAGACTGAATGGGCTTTAGGAGTGGCTCAAGATCCCACGAACATGAAGGGAGAGGGCACCTATGAAGGTGTCTGGGCGATAGGTTTGGAAAATGGAAATGAGTATTTAGCTGGTAAGGATGATACTGAGATTGATCTCTCTCTGAAGTGTGTTCCTGAGAAGGTGGGGGTGTTTGTGGATTATGAGGAGGGTCTGGTCTCTTTTTATGatgtagctgctgcagctctgatctactccttcactggctgctgcttcactgacaaaCTCTTCCCATTCTTCAGTCCCTGtgataatgatgatggtgaaaactctgctcctctgatcatctgtcctgtcaatcaaactgtctga